Proteins from a single region of Amyelois transitella isolate CPQ chromosome 31, ilAmyTran1.1, whole genome shotgun sequence:
- the LOC132903855 gene encoding piggyBac transposable element-derived protein 4-like, with product MDERAIRLLLEEESSESDYGDENDSEVEDFVEVNDETYDTEQDGDEEDGEELGEVENVQSSREFYLGKDGRTRWNKAPATTHVRRRARNIVTQLPGPKGEAKNLKEPGEIWRLFFPESVINRIVKCTNEHINIIKSNFARERDCSETDNIEIEAFLGLLLFAGVRRNSRLNSKDLFKTDGSSPEIFRLTMNWTRFCLLMRCLRFDEKDTRAERAAVDKLAPIRDLFEEVVAAYKKYFSLSHYVTIDEKLEAFRGRCGFRQYIPSKPNKYGIKIYALTDAKMFYTTKMEVYVGKQPDGAYKVDNSAMALVSRLSEGIYGTGRNITCDNFFTSIPLLDKFEAEHRLSVLGTIRKNKKELPKTFTEIRGRAEKSSLFGYRGNCSLVSYVPKKGKNVLLVSSMHDDDKIDGVTGKPEMIIDYNMTKGGVDTVDKMCATYNVARGTNRWPMVVFYSLMNVAGINSFVIYMLNNPDKKISRRVFIEALSYDLINAQLRRRALITSLPRTLKLRLVEICQLDGPESSATTNNNKIGRCGYCSSKKNRKTRYNCAKCKKYFCLEHATMVCADCYCEADNQVNL from the coding sequence GAAGAAAGTTCCGAATCCGATTATGGGGATGAAAATGACAGTGAGGTGGAAGATTTTGTTGAGGTAAATGACGAAACTTATGACACCGAGCAGGATGGTGATGAAGAAGATGGCGAAGAGTTGGGCGAAGTGGAAAATGTTCAAAGTTCGCGAGAATTTTATCTTGGGAAGGATGGTCGGACACGTTGGAATAAAGCTCCTGCAACAACCCATGTGAGACGACGCGCTCGAAATATTGTCACCCAGCTTCCAGGACCAAAAGGAGAAGCCAAGAATTTGAAGGAGCCAGGTGAAATTTGGAGGTTGTTTTTTCCGGAAAGCGTCATAAATCGAATTGTGAAGTGCACCAATgagcatataaatataataaagtctaATTTCGCAAGGGAAAGAGACTGTTCTGAGACTGACAATATAGAAATTGAAGCATTTCTCGGCCTTTTACTCTTTGCCGGAGTCAGAAGAAACAGTCGCTTGAATTCCAAAGATTTATTCAAAACTGATGGCTCGTCACCGGAAATATTTCGTTTGACTATGAACTGGACTAGATTCTGTTTATTAATGCGTTGTCTACGGTTTGACGAAAAAGATACGCGAGCTGAGAGAGCTGCTGTAGATAAACTGGCTCCTATCAGAGATTTGTTTGAAGAAGTCGTAGCAGcctataagaaatatttcagCTTATCTCATTATGTTACGATTGACGAAAAATTGGAGGCTTTTAGAGGTCGCTGTGGCTTTAGACAGTACATCCCATCAAAGCCCAATAAATATGGCATCAAAATTTACGCCTTGACAGACGCTAAAATGTTTTACACCACCAAAATGGAAGTCTACGTAGGAAAACAACCGGATGGCGCCTACAAAGTGGATAACTCGGCTATGGCATTGGTTTCGCGGCTAAGCGAAGGTATTTATGGAACTGGACGTAATATTACGTGTGATAATTTCTTCACGAGCATTCCTTTGCTGGATAAATTTGAAGCAGAGCACAGGCTATCCGTGCTTGGGACAATTCGCAAAAATAAGAAGGAGCTGCCTAAGACTTTTACGGAGATACGCGGCCGGGCAGAAAAGTCTTCTTTGTTCGGGTACCGAGGCAACTGCAGTCTTGTTTCTTATGTCCCTAAGAAAGGAAAAAATGTACTTCTTGTATCAAGCATGCATGATGATGACAAAATTGACGGGGTGACCGGCAAGCCCGAAATGATAATAGACTACAATATGACCAAAGGAGGGGTCGACACTGTTGACAAAATGTGCGCGACATATAACGTTGCTCGAGGCACAAATAGGTGGCCCATGGTggtgttttatagcctaatgAACGTCGCAGGTATAAACTCATTCGTGATATATATGTTGAACAATCCCGACAAGAAAATCAGTCGCAGGGTCTTCATTGAAGCTTTGTCATACGACCTCATCAACGCGCAACTCCGACGTCGAGCTCTGATTACATCCTTGCCCAGAACCCTGAAGCTTAGGCTCGTCGAAATATGTCAGTTGGATGGTCCAGAATCTTCAGCAACCACcaataacaacaaaattgGACGCTGTGGATATTGTTCATCCAAAAAAAACCGCAAGACTCGTTACAACTGTGCCAAGtgcaaaaaatacttttgtttgGAACATGCTACAATGGTATGTGCTGATTGTTACTGTGAAGCTGATAACCAAGTGAATCTGTGA